The Zymobacter palmae DNA window CCTGATGTAGAAAGATAACCTGTTTTAGGAGATGTAGCATAAAGTGCTTTTTTCCACCAAGACAATCGATTATATGTTGATGTAAAATTTGATTTTTCCAAATGACGTCGGATTTTTTGGGCCTCTGGAGTAAATGGATTTTTCTTCATTTCTCCCGTGATATATTCCGCACACCAATAGCCTAGCTCTGGGCAATTACAAACGTTAATTATTTTAGGTGTGTTATCTTCGATAGGCGTAGTTGTGCCTGTGGCGACTAAGCGCCAGGTATCTTGACCTTCACTATGTTCTATAGAGTTCATGCCGTCGGTGCCTTGATCCAAACGCGAAACTCTTGGGCGCTGAGAGTCTGGGTCAGTATATGCTTTTTGCCTTCCATATCAGAGACGCCTTCTTCGATGTGCCCATCTGCCAACTGAATGCGATAGGGCACGTGAGGAATGGGCTCTCCATGCGGGTTGGCTATCACGAAATGATCATCGTGTGTCGCGGGCAACCAGCCACCAGCGGTCTTTTCTGACGGTGGATTACTGGGGTCAGAATAGAATGTATTGACGATCGGTTCTCCCGGCAAAGTGCCTTGTCCATTGACGTTGTTGAGAGATGATACGATAGGGCAACCCATAGACGTACGGTGACCGTGAAGCGCGGCATTCCTGCGGTTAGGTAAGGTTGTTGTGGCATCGCCTTCGATGATGCGACATCCGAAGGGGCAGGCCATGGCTGATCCCACATGTGCCAACGGTCGACCATGACTGATAACGTTTTGGCACCCTTCAAC harbors:
- a CDS encoding PAAR domain-containing protein; its protein translation is MNIKGWVRLGDKAACGGAVVEGCQNVISHGRPLAHVGSAMACPFGCRIIEGDATTTLPNRRNAALHGHRTSMGCPIVSSLNNVNGQGTLPGEPIVNTFYSDPSNPPSEKTAGGWLPATHDDHFVIANPHGEPIPHVPYRIQLADGHIEEGVSDMEGKKHILTQTLSAQEFRVWIKAPTA